In Phaeobacter gallaeciensis DSM 26640, a genomic segment contains:
- the mrdA gene encoding penicillin-binding protein 2: protein MKRNVKDVEATHRKLSRRALLLGGMQLAFAGGLAMRMRHLQVDQADQFRLLAEENRINLRLIPPARGQIYDRNGTILAQNSQSYRITVVPEDAGDVGDVIDKLSRLLTLDPEDIERAMAEMRRSPPFLPITLADQISWDDISKVAVNAPALPGITPEVGLTRVYPQQEDFAHVVGYVGPVSDYDLSKMEDPEPVLMIPRFQIGKVGFEAKREDVLRGKAGAKRVEVNATGRVMRELDRREGEAGADMQLTVDADLQYYTQARLGKESASAVVIDCESGDVRAIASSPSFDPNLFVRGISVADYRMLTEDPYRPLANKSVQGTYPPGSTFKMITALAALEEGLIGTEDTVWCPGHLEVSGRRFHCWKRAGHGHVDLNTSLKSSCDVYYYDLAIKVGIDKISAMAKRFGLGVRHDLPMSAVAKGIAPNKEWKSKTYGQDWLVGDTVNSSIGQGYLLASPMQLAVMTARLATGRSVTPRLLKSIDGVEQPSGAGDPIGVNENNLRTIRRGMYSVSNERRGTGYRSRIIADGMRMAGKSGTSQVRNITAAERAAGVIRNEDLPWERRDHALFVAYAPADAPKFAVAVVVEHGGGGSKAAAPIARDVLLQALYDGSPPLEAYPKKDRTNIEALQERLERERIQRNRDSGSDQA from the coding sequence ATGAAACGCAACGTCAAAGACGTCGAAGCCACACATCGCAAACTCAGCCGCCGCGCCCTGCTTTTAGGGGGGATGCAGCTGGCCTTTGCCGGTGGTCTTGCAATGCGAATGCGCCATCTTCAGGTCGATCAGGCAGATCAGTTTCGCCTGCTGGCCGAGGAAAACCGGATCAACCTGCGCCTGATCCCGCCCGCCCGCGGGCAGATTTATGACCGCAACGGCACCATTCTGGCGCAGAACTCCCAATCCTACCGGATCACTGTGGTGCCGGAGGACGCAGGTGACGTGGGTGACGTCATCGACAAGCTGTCGCGCCTACTGACGCTGGACCCCGAAGATATCGAACGCGCCATGGCCGAGATGCGCCGCTCACCGCCGTTTCTGCCGATCACTCTGGCGGATCAGATCAGCTGGGACGATATCTCCAAAGTCGCCGTGAACGCCCCCGCCCTGCCCGGCATCACGCCTGAGGTTGGCCTGACCCGTGTCTATCCCCAGCAGGAAGACTTTGCCCATGTGGTCGGTTACGTCGGTCCGGTCTCCGACTATGATCTGAGCAAGATGGAAGACCCCGAGCCGGTGCTGATGATCCCGCGCTTCCAGATCGGCAAGGTCGGGTTCGAGGCCAAGCGCGAAGACGTCTTGCGCGGCAAGGCCGGCGCCAAGAGGGTTGAGGTCAACGCCACCGGGCGGGTCATGCGTGAGCTGGACCGACGCGAGGGTGAGGCCGGTGCGGATATGCAGCTGACCGTTGATGCGGATTTGCAGTATTACACTCAGGCCCGCCTGGGTAAGGAAAGCGCCAGCGCCGTGGTGATTGATTGCGAGAGCGGCGATGTACGCGCCATCGCCTCCTCCCCCAGCTTTGATCCCAATCTGTTTGTGCGAGGGATCTCGGTCGCCGACTACCGGATGCTCACCGAAGACCCCTATCGCCCACTCGCCAATAAATCGGTGCAGGGCACCTATCCGCCGGGATCCACCTTCAAGATGATCACCGCCCTCGCCGCGCTGGAAGAAGGCTTGATCGGCACCGAAGACACTGTCTGGTGTCCGGGCCATCTGGAGGTCTCAGGCCGCCGCTTCCACTGCTGGAAACGCGCAGGCCACGGCCATGTGGATCTCAACACCTCGCTCAAAAGCTCCTGCGACGTCTATTACTACGACCTCGCCATCAAGGTTGGCATCGACAAGATTTCCGCCATGGCAAAACGCTTCGGCCTTGGCGTGCGGCACGATCTGCCGATGTCCGCCGTGGCCAAGGGGATCGCCCCGAACAAGGAATGGAAGTCGAAGACCTACGGTCAGGACTGGCTGGTTGGCGACACCGTGAACTCCTCCATCGGGCAAGGCTATCTTTTGGCCTCGCCAATGCAGCTGGCGGTGATGACCGCGCGCTTGGCCACTGGCCGGTCGGTTACCCCGCGCCTGCTGAAATCCATCGACGGGGTGGAACAGCCCAGCGGCGCGGGCGACCCAATCGGCGTCAATGAAAACAATCTGCGCACCATCCGCCGGGGCATGTATTCGGTCAGCAATGAGCGGCGCGGCACCGGCTATCGCTCCCGGATCATTGCGGACGGTATGCGCATGGCCGGCAAAAGCGGCACCAGCCAGGTGCGCAATATCACCGCTGCCGAGCGGGCCGCCGGGGTGATCCGCAACGAGGATCTGCCGTGGGAACGCCGCGACCATGCACTGTTTGTGGCCTATGCACCGGCTGACGCTCCGAAATTTGCCGTTGCAGTGGTGGTCGAGCATGGCGGCGGCGGCTCCAAAGCAGCCGCCCCGATTGCGCGCGATGTGCTTTTGCAGGCGCTTTATGACGGCAGCCCGCCGCTAGAAGCCTACCCCAAGAAGGACCGCACAAACATCGAAGCCCTGCAGGAACGTCTGGAACGTGAGCGCATTCAGCGCAACCGTGACAGCGGCAGCGACCAAGCATGA
- the mreD gene encoding rod shape-determining protein MreD, which yields MANNAPARIWIMRAAFPALALVVMFFHLLPLDTLPSRWAPPDLLLALVMAWSVRRPDYVPTLLIALTFLLADLLFQRPPGLMALLVVLACSFLKSQVQPHRETAFIGEWVTVAMTITAVTLLNRLILAVLGVVQPSLGLILIQMVATLLIYPLIVLISQSLLGVRKLSPAEAEALGSR from the coding sequence ATGGCGAATAACGCCCCGGCACGGATCTGGATCATGCGGGCGGCCTTTCCCGCCTTGGCCCTGGTGGTTATGTTCTTTCATCTGCTGCCCCTGGACACGCTGCCCTCCCGCTGGGCACCGCCGGATCTGCTGCTGGCGCTGGTCATGGCCTGGTCGGTTCGCCGCCCTGACTATGTCCCGACCCTGCTGATTGCCCTGACATTTCTGCTGGCGGATTTGCTGTTTCAACGGCCACCGGGGCTGATGGCGCTTCTGGTTGTGCTCGCCTGCAGCTTTCTGAAATCGCAGGTCCAGCCGCACCGCGAAACCGCCTTTATTGGGGAATGGGTCACCGTGGCGATGACCATCACCGCTGTGACCTTGCTCAACCGGCTGATCCTCGCGGTTCTGGGGGTGGTGCAGCCGTCGCTGGGGTTGATTCTGATCCAGATGGTGGCAACATTGCTGATCTATCCGCTGATCGTGCTGATCAGCCAAAGCCTGCTGGGGGTGCGCAAACTCTCCCCCGCGGAGGCAGAAGCCCTGGGAAGCCGCTGA
- the mreC gene encoding rod shape-determining protein MreC: protein MAKDRSQRDDYTAPLRRLLTGVVCLCLLGIFLVWRIDSPRVERFRAQVVDAVVPSMDWAMIPVEGAINLFRDFQSYQRLAEQNRELRSELRQMRAWKEAALQLEQENARLLDLNNVRLDPRLTYVTGVVMADSGSPFRQSVILNVGARDGVRDGWAAMDGIGLVGRISGTGQDTARVILLTDAASAVPALIQPSGQSTLVAGDNSPAPVIDFLENPDLVRPGDRVVTSGDGNVFPAGLLIGQVTQDRFGRLRVRLSADYERLEFLRVLRHHGSEVIKDPGGLVVPAPGINIPQPRPEGLGDEAAAEAGNGE from the coding sequence TTGGCCAAAGATCGGTCCCAGCGCGATGACTACACCGCCCCGCTGCGCCGCCTGCTGACCGGGGTTGTCTGCCTGTGCCTGCTGGGTATTTTTCTGGTTTGGCGCATTGACAGCCCACGGGTTGAACGGTTCCGCGCGCAGGTGGTTGATGCTGTGGTCCCCAGCATGGACTGGGCGATGATCCCGGTTGAGGGAGCAATCAACCTGTTCCGCGATTTCCAGAGTTATCAGCGGCTTGCCGAACAGAACCGGGAATTGCGCAGCGAATTGCGCCAGATGCGCGCCTGGAAAGAGGCCGCGTTGCAGCTGGAGCAGGAAAACGCCCGTCTGCTGGATCTCAACAATGTGCGGTTAGACCCGCGTCTTACCTATGTGACCGGCGTGGTGATGGCCGACAGCGGGTCTCCGTTTCGCCAGTCGGTGATCCTGAATGTGGGCGCCCGCGACGGGGTGCGCGATGGCTGGGCGGCGATGGATGGCATCGGCCTTGTCGGGCGGATCTCCGGCACCGGGCAGGACACCGCGCGGGTGATCCTGCTGACCGATGCGGCCAGTGCGGTACCTGCGCTGATCCAGCCTTCGGGGCAGAGCACGCTGGTGGCTGGCGACAACAGCCCGGCACCGGTGATCGACTTCCTTGAAAACCCCGATCTGGTCCGCCCCGGTGACCGGGTTGTGACCTCAGGCGATGGCAATGTGTTTCCGGCAGGCCTGCTGATCGGGCAGGTTACGCAGGACCGGTTTGGCCGCCTGCGGGTGCGCCTGTCGGCAGACTATGAGCGGCTCGAATTTCTGCGGGTGCTGCGCCACCACGGCTCAGAGGTGATCAAGGATCCCGGCGGCCTCGTGGTGCCTGCACCGGGCATCAATATCCCGCAGCCCCGCCCCGAAGGTCTGGGCGATGAGGCCGCAGCGGAGGCCGGCAATGGCGAATAA
- a CDS encoding rod shape-determining protein, whose product MSIFGSLGGLFTSDMAIDLGTANTLVYVKGRGVILSEPSVVAYHVKDGVKKVLAVGEDAKLMLGRTPGSIEAIRPMREGVIADFDTAEEMIKHFIRKVHKRSTFSKPKIIVCVPHGATPVEKRAIRQSVLSAGARRAGLIAEPIAAAIGAGMPITDPTGNMVVDIGGGTTEVAVLSLGDIVYARSVRVGGDRMDEAIISYLRRQQNLLIGESTAERVKTSIGTARMPDDGRGQSMQIRGRDLLNGVPKEIEVSQAQVAEALAEPVQQICEAVMTALETTPPDLAADIVDRGVMLTGGGALLGDLDLALREQTGLAVSIADESLNCVALGTGKALEYEKQLAHAIDYDS is encoded by the coding sequence ATGTCGATCTTCGGAAGTCTTGGCGGGTTGTTCACGTCTGATATGGCAATTGACCTCGGCACGGCGAACACGCTTGTCTATGTCAAAGGTCGCGGTGTCATCCTGTCGGAACCGTCGGTTGTGGCCTATCACGTGAAAGATGGCGTGAAAAAAGTGCTGGCGGTTGGCGAAGACGCCAAGCTGATGCTGGGGCGGACCCCCGGCTCGATTGAAGCCATCCGTCCGATGCGCGAAGGGGTGATTGCGGATTTTGACACTGCCGAAGAGATGATCAAACACTTCATCCGCAAGGTCCACAAACGCTCCACCTTCTCCAAGCCCAAGATCATCGTCTGCGTCCCCCATGGTGCCACCCCCGTGGAAAAACGCGCGATCCGTCAATCGGTTCTCTCTGCCGGGGCGCGTCGCGCCGGTCTGATTGCAGAGCCCATCGCCGCGGCCATTGGTGCCGGCATGCCGATCACCGATCCCACCGGCAACATGGTTGTGGATATCGGTGGCGGGACAACCGAGGTTGCGGTCCTGTCGCTGGGCGACATTGTCTATGCCCGCTCGGTGCGGGTCGGCGGTGACCGGATGGATGAGGCGATCATCTCCTATCTGCGTCGCCAGCAGAACCTTCTGATCGGGGAATCCACCGCTGAGCGTGTGAAAACCTCCATCGGTACTGCCCGCATGCCTGATGACGGCCGTGGCCAGTCGATGCAAATCCGTGGTCGTGACCTGCTGAACGGCGTGCCGAAAGAGATCGAAGTCAGCCAGGCCCAGGTCGCCGAGGCTCTGGCCGAACCGGTGCAGCAGATCTGCGAAGCGGTGATGACCGCGCTGGAAACCACCCCGCCGGATCTGGCAGCAGATATCGTCGACCGAGGCGTCATGCTCACTGGCGGCGGCGCGCTCTTGGGGGATCTAGATCTGGCCCTGCGGGAACAGACCGGCCTGGCCGTCTCCATCGCCGATGAGAGCCTGAACTGCGTGGCGCTTGGCACCGGCAAGGCACTGGAATACGAAAAACAGCTGGCACATGCCATCGATTACGACAGCTGA
- a CDS encoding 23S rRNA (adenine(2030)-N(6))-methyltransferase RlmJ, whose product MLSYQHIYHAGNLADVQKHALLARMLAYLTRKDKPLSYMETHAGRGLYQLDAAEAVKTGEAAAGINRLLDGAMLDVEHPLAEAITRTRSADGENAYPGSPLIAAHLLRAEDSLHFAELHPQENAALREALWPHGVGRRVHVHQQDGFELAQSLAPPTPRRGLMLIDPSYEVKRDYAQIPGHIAKLHRKWNVGVIALWYPILTDGTHKPMLTALEAQNLPGALRHEVQFPPAREGHRMVGSGMFIVNAPYGTEDEAQRLTKLFAKLR is encoded by the coding sequence ATGCTGTCATATCAACATATCTACCACGCCGGAAATCTGGCGGATGTTCAGAAACACGCGCTGCTGGCGCGGATGCTGGCCTATCTCACGCGGAAGGACAAACCGCTCAGCTACATGGAGACCCATGCCGGACGCGGGCTCTATCAGTTGGACGCCGCAGAGGCGGTCAAGACCGGCGAGGCCGCGGCAGGAATCAACCGCCTGCTGGACGGGGCTATGCTGGATGTGGAGCATCCGCTGGCGGAAGCCATCACCCGAACCCGCAGCGCAGACGGCGAGAACGCCTATCCCGGCTCCCCCCTGATTGCGGCGCATCTCCTCAGGGCAGAGGACAGTTTGCATTTCGCCGAACTGCACCCACAGGAAAACGCGGCCCTGCGGGAGGCGCTTTGGCCACATGGGGTGGGGCGGCGCGTCCACGTGCATCAGCAGGACGGGTTCGAGCTGGCGCAATCGCTGGCGCCGCCAACTCCGCGCCGTGGGCTGATGCTGATTGACCCAAGTTATGAGGTGAAGCGCGACTATGCGCAGATCCCCGGCCATATCGCCAAGCTGCACCGCAAATGGAACGTCGGGGTGATTGCGCTGTGGTACCCGATTCTGACCGATGGGACCCATAAGCCGATGCTGACCGCGTTGGAGGCCCAGAACCTGCCGGGTGCGCTGCGCCATGAGGTGCAGTTTCCGCCCGCTCGCGAGGGCCACCGCATGGTTGGCTCCGGCATGTTCATCGTCAACGCGCCCTACGGTACCGAGGATGAAGCACAGCGGCTGACCAAGCTGTTTGCAAAGCTGCGTTAG
- a CDS encoding 2-isopropylmalate synthase — MTTAADKDRVLIFDTTLRDGEQSPGATMTHDEKLEIAELLDDMGVDIIEAGFPIASEGDFKAVSEIAERSKNSRICGLARANFKDIDRCAEAVKRAAQPRIHTFIGTSPLHRAIPNLTKDEMAEKIHETVTHARNLVDNVQWSPMDATRTEWDYLCRVIEIAIKAGATTINIPDTVGYTAPVESADLIKRLIETVPGADDVIFATHCHNDLGMATANSLAAVAGGARQIECTINGLGERAGNTALEEVVMALKVRNDIMPFTTGIDTQKIMHISRRVSTVSGFVVQPNKAIVGKNAFAHESGIHQDGMLKNKETFEIMRPEDVGIAGTSLPLGKHSGRAALRDKLSQLGFEVGDNQLKDLFVRFKELADRKKEVFDDDIIALMRTSGDEDDHLKLVSMKVVCGTGGPAEATLEMEVEGKDVTETAEGDGPVDAAFRAIRKIHPNSAHLQLYQVHAVTEGTDAQATVSVRLEEDGVIATGESANTDTVVASAAAYIGALNRLIIRRDKMGEGADTREISYKDIT, encoded by the coding sequence ATGACGACCGCAGCTGACAAAGATCGCGTTTTGATCTTCGACACCACTTTGCGCGATGGCGAGCAGAGCCCCGGCGCAACCATGACCCATGACGAAAAGCTTGAGATTGCCGAGCTGCTCGACGACATGGGCGTCGATATTATCGAAGCGGGCTTTCCCATTGCCTCCGAAGGCGACTTCAAAGCAGTGAGCGAGATTGCAGAACGCTCCAAAAACTCCCGGATCTGCGGCTTGGCGCGCGCCAATTTCAAAGATATCGACCGCTGCGCCGAAGCGGTGAAACGCGCCGCCCAGCCGCGCATCCACACTTTTATCGGCACCTCGCCCCTGCACCGCGCCATTCCCAACCTCACCAAGGATGAGATGGCCGAGAAGATCCACGAGACGGTCACACACGCCCGCAATCTGGTCGACAATGTGCAATGGTCACCGATGGATGCCACGCGCACGGAGTGGGATTACCTCTGCCGGGTGATCGAAATCGCCATCAAGGCAGGTGCAACCACCATCAATATCCCTGATACCGTGGGCTATACCGCCCCGGTCGAAAGCGCCGATCTGATCAAGCGCCTGATCGAAACAGTTCCGGGTGCAGATGACGTGATCTTTGCCACCCATTGTCACAACGACCTTGGCATGGCGACGGCCAACTCTCTGGCGGCGGTTGCTGGTGGGGCACGGCAGATTGAATGCACCATCAATGGTCTCGGCGAACGCGCCGGCAATACCGCGCTGGAAGAGGTCGTCATGGCGCTGAAGGTGCGCAACGACATTATGCCCTTCACCACCGGCATCGACACCCAAAAGATCATGCATATCTCGCGCCGGGTCTCCACGGTGTCTGGTTTTGTCGTGCAGCCGAACAAGGCGATCGTGGGCAAGAACGCCTTTGCTCATGAAAGCGGCATCCATCAGGATGGTATGCTGAAGAACAAGGAAACTTTTGAAATCATGCGGCCCGAGGACGTGGGCATTGCCGGCACCTCGCTGCCCTTGGGCAAACACTCCGGTCGCGCAGCCTTGCGCGACAAGCTCAGCCAGCTCGGCTTTGAGGTGGGCGACAACCAGCTGAAGGATCTCTTTGTCCGTTTCAAGGAACTCGCCGACCGCAAGAAAGAGGTGTTTGACGACGATATCATCGCCCTGATGCGCACCAGTGGTGATGAGGATGATCACCTCAAGCTGGTCTCCATGAAGGTCGTCTGCGGCACCGGTGGTCCGGCTGAGGCAACCCTTGAGATGGAGGTCGAGGGCAAGGATGTAACGGAAACCGCAGAAGGCGACGGCCCGGTTGATGCCGCCTTCAGAGCGATCCGCAAGATCCACCCGAACTCCGCGCATCTGCAGCTCTATCAGGTCCATGCGGTGACCGAAGGCACCGATGCGCAGGCCACCGTCTCTGTCCGACTGGAAGAAGACGGCGTTATCGCCACCGGCGAAAGCGCCAACACCGACACGGTTGTCGCCTCGGCCGCCGCCTATATCGGCGCGCTGAACCGGCTGATCATCCGTCGCGACAAGATGGGCGAAGGCGCCGACACACGTGAGATTTCCTACAAGGATATCACCTGA
- a CDS encoding MORN repeat-containing protein: MTRFSTAALLTSALALGAAGGIRPALAQDDGKVLTTQDEIGGIYEGTFRGGLQHGTGTYTLPNGYEYTGDWVDGEVRGRGVARFPNGSVYEGEFAKGKPEGAGKITFADGGTYEGEWSDGVINGQGVAVYANGARYEGGFRDAKHHGKGLMRNPGGYQYDGDWVDGLKNGSGKITYPDGATYEGDIRDGQLEGTGKLIMPDGLVYEGDWAANQMDGTGVLTQPNGDVYEGPLVAGRRQGEGKQIHANGDVYIGNFEDDLRHGEGTFTKTDGYVYTGEWLAGQIEGKGRVTYPDGSVYEGQFRDDLADGVGKITYPDGSTYEGDWVAGVIEGTGTTTYPNGLVYTGAFKNAKNHGQGVMTYPDGYRYEGGWKDGQRHGDAVVTYPDGSVYTGSFANSQRHGTGKIVMTDGFSYEGDWTEGKISGKGVATYANGDVYEGSFLNSKRQGPGVMRYASGQEAEGTWENGALKTTGGTTQGSDETTREDQASDTAAPNADGASN; encoded by the coding sequence ATGACCCGTTTTTCCACCGCTGCTCTTTTGACCTCTGCCCTGGCGCTTGGCGCCGCCGGGGGGATCCGCCCGGCCCTGGCACAAGACGATGGCAAGGTCCTGACCACGCAGGATGAAATCGGCGGGATCTATGAGGGCACCTTCCGCGGCGGGTTGCAGCATGGCACCGGCACCTACACCCTGCCCAACGGCTATGAATACACCGGAGACTGGGTCGACGGTGAGGTGCGCGGACGTGGCGTCGCGCGTTTTCCCAACGGCTCCGTCTACGAGGGCGAGTTCGCCAAGGGCAAACCGGAGGGCGCGGGCAAAATCACCTTCGCCGATGGCGGCACCTACGAGGGGGAGTGGTCAGACGGGGTGATCAACGGTCAGGGCGTCGCGGTCTATGCCAACGGCGCCCGCTATGAGGGCGGATTCCGCGATGCCAAACACCACGGCAAGGGCCTTATGCGCAACCCCGGCGGCTATCAATATGACGGCGATTGGGTCGATGGCCTGAAGAACGGCAGCGGCAAGATCACCTATCCCGACGGCGCCACTTATGAAGGCGATATCCGCGATGGACAACTGGAGGGCACTGGCAAGCTGATCATGCCCGACGGGCTGGTCTATGAAGGTGACTGGGCCGCGAACCAGATGGATGGCACCGGGGTGCTGACGCAGCCTAATGGCGACGTCTACGAAGGCCCGCTGGTGGCCGGGCGCCGTCAGGGTGAGGGCAAGCAGATCCACGCCAATGGCGATGTCTATATCGGCAATTTCGAGGACGACCTGCGCCACGGCGAGGGCACCTTCACCAAGACCGACGGCTATGTCTACACCGGCGAATGGTTGGCCGGTCAGATCGAAGGCAAGGGCCGCGTCACCTATCCCGACGGCTCGGTCTATGAAGGGCAATTCCGCGATGATCTCGCGGATGGGGTCGGCAAAATCACCTATCCCGATGGCTCCACCTACGAAGGCGACTGGGTGGCCGGCGTGATTGAGGGCACCGGCACCACCACCTACCCCAACGGGCTGGTCTATACCGGCGCGTTCAAGAACGCCAAGAACCACGGCCAGGGCGTAATGACCTATCCCGATGGTTACCGCTACGAGGGCGGCTGGAAAGACGGCCAGCGCCACGGCGATGCGGTCGTCACCTACCCTGACGGCTCGGTCTACACTGGCAGTTTTGCCAACAGCCAGCGTCATGGCACCGGCAAGATCGTGATGACCGATGGCTTCAGCTATGAGGGCGACTGGACCGAGGGCAAGATCAGCGGCAAGGGCGTGGCCACCTATGCCAATGGCGACGTCTATGAGGGCAGCTTCCTCAACTCCAAACGACAGGGCCCCGGCGTGATGCGTTACGCCAGCGGTCAGGAGGCCGAAGGCACCTGGGAAAACGGCGCGCTGAAAACCACTGGTGGCACCACGCAGGGCAGCGATGAGACAACCCGCGAAGATCAGGCCAGTGACACCGCAGCTCCCAATGCCGACGGTGCCAGCAACTGA
- a CDS encoding NAD+ synthase codes for MADRFRVTLAQLNPTVGDLAGNANKAREAWAAGRDAGADLVALPEMFITGYNTQDLVRKPVFHQAAIAEVERLAADCADGPALAIGSPWVADGKLFNAYLILKGGKITAQVLKHHLPNATVFDEVRIFDAGPLGGPYAVGDTRIGSPICEDGWYEDVAETLAETGAEFLLIPNGSPYFRNKMDVRFNHMVARAVETDLPVIYLNMVGGQDDQVFDGGSFVLNPGGGLALQMPVLQEDICHLDLERTAEGWRAVDGPKASLPDEWEQDYHVMTLSLRDYMRKTGFKKVLLGLSGGVDSAIVATIAVDALGAENVRCVMLPSEYTSQESLDDAEAVAKALGVHYDYVPIAEGRAAITNTLAPLFAGLDEGLTEENIQSRLRGLLLMAMSNKFGEMLLTTGNKSEVAVGYATIYGDMAGGYNPIKDLYKTRVFETCRWRNANHRDWMMGPEGEVIRPNVIDKPPSAELRDDQKDSDSLPDYPELDALLEILVDRDGSIADCVAAGFSRENAKRVEHLLYISEYKRFQSAPGARLTPRAFWLDRRYPIVNRWRDPS; via the coding sequence ATGGCTGATCGTTTTCGCGTGACACTGGCTCAGTTGAACCCCACCGTCGGGGATCTGGCGGGCAATGCAAACAAGGCCCGCGAGGCCTGGGCCGCAGGCCGTGACGCGGGGGCGGATCTGGTCGCTTTGCCGGAAATGTTCATCACCGGCTACAACACGCAGGACCTGGTGCGAAAGCCGGTTTTCCATCAGGCTGCCATCGCCGAGGTTGAGCGGTTGGCCGCCGATTGCGCCGATGGGCCCGCTCTGGCTATTGGCAGCCCTTGGGTCGCAGATGGCAAATTGTTCAACGCCTATCTGATCCTGAAGGGGGGCAAGATCACCGCGCAGGTGCTGAAGCACCATCTGCCCAATGCCACCGTCTTTGACGAGGTGCGGATCTTTGATGCCGGTCCCTTGGGCGGGCCATATGCAGTTGGCGATACCCGGATCGGCAGCCCGATCTGCGAGGATGGTTGGTATGAAGATGTGGCTGAAACATTGGCGGAAACCGGAGCCGAGTTCCTGCTGATCCCCAATGGCTCGCCCTATTTCCGCAACAAGATGGATGTGCGGTTCAACCATATGGTGGCCCGTGCCGTGGAAACCGATTTGCCTGTGATCTACCTCAATATGGTGGGCGGACAGGACGATCAGGTCTTTGACGGCGGTTCGTTTGTGCTGAACCCGGGCGGCGGCCTGGCGTTGCAAATGCCGGTCCTGCAAGAGGATATCTGCCACCTTGATCTGGAGCGCACAGCAGAGGGCTGGCGCGCGGTTGACGGCCCCAAGGCCTCATTGCCGGATGAGTGGGAGCAGGATTATCACGTCATGACGCTGTCGCTGCGCGATTACATGCGCAAGACCGGCTTCAAGAAGGTGCTTCTGGGTCTTTCAGGCGGGGTGGATTCCGCGATTGTAGCCACCATCGCAGTTGATGCCTTGGGGGCGGAGAATGTGCGTTGTGTGATGCTGCCGTCGGAATATACTTCGCAAGAGTCCCTCGACGATGCTGAGGCCGTGGCCAAGGCGCTGGGTGTACACTACGATTACGTGCCGATTGCCGAGGGACGCGCAGCCATCACCAATACGCTGGCGCCGCTGTTTGCCGGTCTGGACGAGGGGCTGACGGAGGAAAACATCCAGTCTCGCCTGCGGGGCCTTTTGCTGATGGCAATGTCGAACAAATTTGGTGAGATGTTGCTGACCACCGGCAATAAATCAGAGGTCGCAGTTGGCTATGCGACGATCTATGGCGACATGGCGGGGGGGTACAACCCGATCAAGGATCTCTACAAGACCCGCGTGTTTGAGACCTGCCGCTGGCGCAACGCCAATCACCGCGACTGGATGATGGGGCCGGAGGGCGAGGTGATCCGCCCGAATGTAATCGACAAACCGCCCAGTGCTGAGCTGCGCGACGATCAAAAAGACAGCGACAGCCTGCCGGATTACCCGGAACTGGATGCGTTGCTGGAGATCCTGGTGGACCGCGATGGGTCGATTGCCGATTGCGTCGCGGCGGGGTTCTCGCGGGAGAATGCCAAACGTGTGGAGCACCTGCTTTATATCAGCGAGTACAAGCGTTTTCAGTCGGCGCCCGGCGCGCGTTTGACACCGCGAGCTTTCTGGCTGGACCGGCGTTATCCGATCGTGAACCGCTGGCGCGATCCAAGCTGA